The following coding sequences lie in one Oncorhynchus nerka isolate Pitt River linkage group LG14, Oner_Uvic_2.0, whole genome shotgun sequence genomic window:
- the LOC115141358 gene encoding COP9 signalosome complex subunit 7b isoform X2, with amino-acid sequence MSRDVPLCCQTCTDRGTERFGGQAINLSLLTNKMEVEQLLSLSGPALAQAISSLLETPGLYVFSDILELPNVRELETGPHAPVYQLLNLFAYGTYCDYKERAASLPELTPAQRNKLRHLSIISLASNLKCLPYSLLLQQLELKNVRELEDLLIEAVYCDIIQGKLDQRNQQVEVDCSVGRDLGPNELPNIANTLQEWCSGCEAVLCGIEEQVTRANQYRESQLKVKVQVETEVSNLQKTLKASSASPSSGPAAAGAASNQDADQPAEPRDPASSQEPRQPGKKSSKVKG; translated from the exons ATGAGCAGGGATGTTCCCCTTTGTTGTCAAACGTGCACTGACCGCGGAACTGAGCGATTCGGGGGACAGGCTATCAACTTGAGTTTGCTTACCAATAAG atggaggtagagcagctcctctctctctcaggcccgGCGTTGGCCCAGGCCATAAGCTCTCTGCTGGAGACACCAGGCCTCTACGTGTTCTCAGACATCCTTGAGCTGCCCAACGTCagagag CTGGAGACAGGCCCGCACGCACCAGTGTATCAGCTACTCAACCTCTTCGCCTATGGAACCTACTGTGACTATAAAG AGAGGGCAGCCTCTCTCCCAGAGTTGACCCCAGCTCAGAGGAATAAACTCCGTCACCTCTCCATCATCAGTCTGGCATCCAATCTCAAG TGCCTGCCCTACTCTctgctcctgcagcagctggagCTGAAGAACGTGCGGGAGCTTGAGGACCTGCTGATTGAGGCGGTCTACTGTGACATCATTCAGGGCAAGCTGGACCAGAGGAACCAGCAGGTGGAGGTGGACTGCAGCGTGGGCCGAGACCTGGGGCCCAACGAGCTGCCCAACATAGCAAACACACTGCAGGAATG gtgttCAGGATGTGAGGCGGTCCTGTGTGGGATCGAGGAGCAGGTAACCAGAGCCAACCAATACAGAGAGAGCCAGCTGAAGGTCAAAGTTCAggtggagacagag gTGTCAAACCTCCAGAAAACCCTAAAGGCCAGCTCCGCCTCCCCGTCGTCCGGCCCCGCCGCCGCTGGAGCCGCATCCAATCAGGATGCAGACCAGCCGGCCGAGCCACGAGACCCCGCCTCCTCTCAGGAACCACGGCAACCGGGCAAGAAGAGTTCAAAGGTCAAAGGGTAA
- the LOC115141358 gene encoding COP9 signalosome complex subunit 7a isoform X1, with amino-acid sequence MSRDVPLCCQTCTDRGTERFGGQAINLSLLTNKMEVEQLLSLSGPALAQAISSLLETPGLYVFSDILELPNVRELETGPHAPVYQLLNLFAYGTYCDYKERAASLPELTPAQRNKLRHLSIISLASNLKCLPYSLLLQQLELKNVRELEDLLIEAVYCDIIQGKLDQRNQQVEVDCSVGRDLGPNELPNIANTLQEWCSGCEAVLCGIEEQVTRANQYRESQLKVKVQVETEVSNLQKTLKASSASPSSGPAAAGAASNQDADQPAEPRDPASSQEPRQPGKKSSKVKGLRGSGKIWSKSN; translated from the exons ATGAGCAGGGATGTTCCCCTTTGTTGTCAAACGTGCACTGACCGCGGAACTGAGCGATTCGGGGGACAGGCTATCAACTTGAGTTTGCTTACCAATAAG atggaggtagagcagctcctctctctctcaggcccgGCGTTGGCCCAGGCCATAAGCTCTCTGCTGGAGACACCAGGCCTCTACGTGTTCTCAGACATCCTTGAGCTGCCCAACGTCagagag CTGGAGACAGGCCCGCACGCACCAGTGTATCAGCTACTCAACCTCTTCGCCTATGGAACCTACTGTGACTATAAAG AGAGGGCAGCCTCTCTCCCAGAGTTGACCCCAGCTCAGAGGAATAAACTCCGTCACCTCTCCATCATCAGTCTGGCATCCAATCTCAAG TGCCTGCCCTACTCTctgctcctgcagcagctggagCTGAAGAACGTGCGGGAGCTTGAGGACCTGCTGATTGAGGCGGTCTACTGTGACATCATTCAGGGCAAGCTGGACCAGAGGAACCAGCAGGTGGAGGTGGACTGCAGCGTGGGCCGAGACCTGGGGCCCAACGAGCTGCCCAACATAGCAAACACACTGCAGGAATG gtgttCAGGATGTGAGGCGGTCCTGTGTGGGATCGAGGAGCAGGTAACCAGAGCCAACCAATACAGAGAGAGCCAGCTGAAGGTCAAAGTTCAggtggagacagag gTGTCAAACCTCCAGAAAACCCTAAAGGCCAGCTCCGCCTCCCCGTCGTCCGGCCCCGCCGCCGCTGGAGCCGCATCCAATCAGGATGCAGACCAGCCGGCCGAGCCACGAGACCCCGCCTCCTCTCAGGAACCACGGCAACCGGGCAAGAAGAGTTCAAAGGTCAAAGG GCTCCGTGGAAGTGGGAAGATCTGGTCCAAGTCCAACTGA
- the LOC115141356 gene encoding C-type lectin domain family 4 member E-like, producing the protein MEVENYTSLHEFHEDTYSRGNKPILNNHSAQGLKRGSECLRGQTALFVLIGLLASICANIALSVLLLSRPLPSVPLETASLTLKLNSVRGRYVRLCDDYSKLGQSCSKTVSKCRECPEGWIHVDEKCYSFSNDKMDWPSSRDSCTSLGSHLTILHSKEQHDALEKEARRIGGFDYHFWIGLSDIEKEGDWRWVDNTTLTNKYWNEYSSEPDNHHSGGSHGEDCATLDSHSQTWFDVPCDHIYKRICQMDAIRLD; encoded by the exons ATGGAGGTAGAGAACTATACCAGTCTACACGAGTTTCATGAGGATACATACTCCAGAGGAAACAAGCCTATCCTAAACAACCACA GTGCCCAGGGGCTGAAGAGGGGGTCAGAGTGTCTCAGAGGTCAGACAGCCCTCTTTGTGCTGATTGGTCTATTGGCCTCCATCTGTGCCAACATCGCTCTGAGCGTGCTCT tgttgaGCAGGCCGTTACCTAGTGTTCCCCTGGAGACAGCATCTCTGACCCTGAAGCTGAACTCAGTTCGAGGACGTTATGTCCGTCTCTGTGATGACTACTCCAAACTGGGCCAGAGCTGCTCAAAGACAG TAAGTAAGTGTAGGGAGTGTCCTGAGGGCTGGATTCATGTAGATGAGAAATGTTACTCCTTCAGTAATGACAAGATGGACTGGCCGAGCAGCAGAGACAGTTGTACTTCCCTGGGCAGCCACCTTACCATCCTGCACAGCAAGGAACAGCAT GACGCTCTGGAAAAAGAGGCCCGGAGGATTGGCGGGTTTGACTACCACTTCTGGATTGGCCTATCAGATATAGAGAAGGAAGGGGATTGGAGATGggtggacaacacaacactgacaAATAA gTATTGGAATGAGTATAGCTCTGAGCCTGACAATCATCACTCAGGAGGATCACACGGGGAGGACTGTGCCACCCTGGACAGCCATTCGCAGACCTGGTTTGACGTACCGTGTGACCACATCTACAAACGCATTTGTCAGATGGATGCCATCCGGCTAGACTGA
- the LOC115141358 gene encoding COP9 signalosome complex subunit 7a isoform X3, translating to MEVEQLLSLSGPALAQAISSLLETPGLYVFSDILELPNVRELETGPHAPVYQLLNLFAYGTYCDYKERAASLPELTPAQRNKLRHLSIISLASNLKCLPYSLLLQQLELKNVRELEDLLIEAVYCDIIQGKLDQRNQQVEVDCSVGRDLGPNELPNIANTLQEWCSGCEAVLCGIEEQVTRANQYRESQLKVKVQVETEVSNLQKTLKASSASPSSGPAAAGAASNQDADQPAEPRDPASSQEPRQPGKKSSKVKGLRGSGKIWSKSN from the exons atggaggtagagcagctcctctctctctcaggcccgGCGTTGGCCCAGGCCATAAGCTCTCTGCTGGAGACACCAGGCCTCTACGTGTTCTCAGACATCCTTGAGCTGCCCAACGTCagagag CTGGAGACAGGCCCGCACGCACCAGTGTATCAGCTACTCAACCTCTTCGCCTATGGAACCTACTGTGACTATAAAG AGAGGGCAGCCTCTCTCCCAGAGTTGACCCCAGCTCAGAGGAATAAACTCCGTCACCTCTCCATCATCAGTCTGGCATCCAATCTCAAG TGCCTGCCCTACTCTctgctcctgcagcagctggagCTGAAGAACGTGCGGGAGCTTGAGGACCTGCTGATTGAGGCGGTCTACTGTGACATCATTCAGGGCAAGCTGGACCAGAGGAACCAGCAGGTGGAGGTGGACTGCAGCGTGGGCCGAGACCTGGGGCCCAACGAGCTGCCCAACATAGCAAACACACTGCAGGAATG gtgttCAGGATGTGAGGCGGTCCTGTGTGGGATCGAGGAGCAGGTAACCAGAGCCAACCAATACAGAGAGAGCCAGCTGAAGGTCAAAGTTCAggtggagacagag gTGTCAAACCTCCAGAAAACCCTAAAGGCCAGCTCCGCCTCCCCGTCGTCCGGCCCCGCCGCCGCTGGAGCCGCATCCAATCAGGATGCAGACCAGCCGGCCGAGCCACGAGACCCCGCCTCCTCTCAGGAACCACGGCAACCGGGCAAGAAGAGTTCAAAGGTCAAAGG GCTCCGTGGAAGTGGGAAGATCTGGTCCAAGTCCAACTGA
- the LOC115141357 gene encoding C-type lectin domain family 4 member E-like — MNGNMKNYHYKQGSQGGKKWAGLLTCQTILLVLIGLLVSISTNQAAAEPLSNVTQPRETPEEELAALKLDMSTVLLRYSRLRDNYASLAKNCSATVVNFTGCPEGWLHVLVNEKCYYFSNDKMDWPSSRDNCTSMGGHLSILHSKSVHEALEKEGSRIGVFNTYFWIGLSDREMEGDWRWVDNTTLTNTFWKPFSLEPDNNVSGGLEGEDCVVMESNTHAWSDVPCEFIYHRICQMDAFPITSP; from the exons ATGAACGGGAACATGAAGAACTACCATTATAAGCAAG GTTCCCAGGGGGGGAAGAAGTGGGCAGGACTTCTGACGTGTCAGACCATCCTCCTTGTGCTGATTGGCCTCTTGGTATCCATCAGCACCAATCAGGCAGCTGCAGAGCCCCTGTCAAATGTCACTCAACCTCGGGAGACCCCAGAGGAAGAGTTGGCAGCCCTGAAGTTGGATATGAGTACTGTGCTGCTTCGCTACAGCCGCCTACGTGATAACTATGCCAGTCTGGCAAAAAACTGCTCTGCCACAG TGGTGAATTTCACAGGGTGTCCAGAGGGGTGGCTTCATGTACTGGTAAATGAAAAATGTTACTACTTCAGTAATGACAAGATGGACTGGCCGAGCAGCAGAGACAATTGTACATCAATGGGTGGCCACCTTAGCATCCTGCACAGCAAGAGCGTGCAT GAAGCCCTGGAAAAAGAGGGAAGTAGGATTGGTGTGTTTAATACCTACTTCTGGATCGGCCtatcagacagagagatggagggggactgGAGATGGGTGGACAACACAACGCTCACAAATAC CTTCTGGAAACCGTTTAGCTTGGAGCCTGATAACAATGTCTCCGGTGGGCTGGAAGGTGAGGACTGTGTGGTCATGGAGAGTAACACTCACGCCTGGTCCGACGTGCCTTGTGAATTCATCTACCACCGCATCTGTCAAATGGATGCCTTCCCCATTACTTCTCCTTGA